In Papaver somniferum cultivar HN1 chromosome 1, ASM357369v1, whole genome shotgun sequence, a genomic segment contains:
- the LOC113329144 gene encoding uncharacterized protein LOC113329144, with translation MLRALNSIAPRMMAKPTSATPFKIRESTRFYPYFKDCIGAMDSTHIPTMVEKRNAAVYRNRHGITSQNVLAVCNFDLEFIYVLSGWEGSAHDSKILNDAMTKRNGLKIPQECRSDEFPVEEEEDIHPSTLVNDDEILTQKTQEQQLQEANAWRKSISDD, from the exons atgttgcgagctttaaattctatagctccgaggatgatggctaagccaacaagtgcaactccattTAAAATTCGTGAGAGTACACGATTTTATCCTTACTTTAAGGATTGCATTGGAGCTATGGACAGTACACATATCCCAACAATGGTAGAGAAAAGAAATGCAGCCGTTTATCGgaatcgacatggaattacatctcaaaatgtgttagcggtttgcaacttcgacttggagttcatatacgtgcttagtggatgggaagggtctgctcatgattcgaaaatacttaacgatgcaatgacaaaaagaaatggactgaaaataccgcaag aatgccgttcagatgagtttccggtcgaggaagaggaagatatccatccatcaacgcttgtaaatgacgatgaaattttgacacaaaaaactcaagaacaacaacttcaagaagctaatgcatggagaaagagtatatcggatgat